From Streptomyces sp. HUAS MG91, the proteins below share one genomic window:
- a CDS encoding MerR family transcriptional regulator, with the protein MATDIENSGAGPAGPESTLTVDELAARAAVTVRTIRFYSTRGLLPPPVIGPRRVGHYGQEHLSRLGLIEELRHQGMTLSAIERYLEQLPTDLSADELAMHRAVVASWAPDAAEEMPHAELERRCGRALSGTDLDRLSAMGVITYLEEPDAFRVDVGQLRLGVQLLDVPIAHETLLAARTILLEHTRQTAHALSRLFQEEVWGPYREREADPGDPGHVSAMRSLSAHMQPLVVQALVTAFQRSLREELRAAFRSAG; encoded by the coding sequence ATGGCCACCGACATCGAGAACAGCGGGGCGGGACCGGCCGGTCCCGAGTCCACGCTGACCGTCGACGAACTGGCGGCGCGGGCGGCCGTCACGGTCCGCACGATCCGCTTCTACAGCACGCGCGGCCTGCTGCCGCCACCGGTGATCGGCCCGCGCCGGGTCGGTCACTACGGGCAGGAGCACCTGTCGCGGCTCGGCCTCATCGAGGAGTTGCGGCACCAGGGCATGACCCTGTCCGCCATCGAGCGCTATCTGGAGCAGCTGCCGACGGACCTGAGCGCCGACGAACTCGCCATGCACCGCGCGGTGGTGGCGAGCTGGGCGCCGGACGCGGCGGAGGAGATGCCGCACGCGGAGCTGGAGCGGCGGTGCGGGCGGGCGCTGTCCGGCACGGACCTGGACCGGCTGTCGGCGATGGGCGTCATCACGTACCTGGAGGAGCCCGACGCGTTCCGGGTGGACGTGGGGCAGCTGCGCCTGGGCGTGCAGCTCCTCGACGTGCCGATCGCGCACGAGACGCTGCTGGCCGCGCGCACGATCCTGCTGGAGCACACCCGGCAGACGGCGCACGCGCTGTCCCGGCTCTTCCAGGAAGAGGTGTGGGGCCCCTACCGGGAGCGCGAGGCGGATCCCGGGGACCCGGGGCACGTGTCGGCGATGCGGTCGCTGTCGGCCCATATGCAGCCGCTGGTGGTGCAGGCGCTGGTGACGGCGTTCCAGCGGTCGCTGCGCGAGGAGCTGCGGGCCGCGTTCAGAAGCGCCGGGTGA
- a CDS encoding acetyl-CoA C-acetyltransferase, protein MTTDAYVYDAIRTPRGRGKASGSLHGTKPIDLVVGLIHEIRARFPGLDPAAIDDIVLGVVGPVGDQGSDIARIAAIAAGLPDTVAGVQENRFCASGLEAVNLAAMKVRSGWEDLVLAGGVESMSRVPMASDGGAWFADPMTNFETGFVPQGIGADLIATIEGFSRRDVDEYAALSQERAAAAVKDGRFERSVVPVKDRSGLTVLDHDEFLRPGTTADSLAKLKPSFKDIGDLGGFDAVALQKYHWVEKIDHVHHAGNSSGIVDGASLVAIGSREVGERYDLTPRARIVSVAVSGSEPTIMLTGPAPATRKALAKAGLTIDDIDLVEINEAFAAVVLRFVKDMGLSLDKVNVNGGAIALGHPLGATGAMILGTLVDELERRDLRYGLATLCVGGGMGIATIVERV, encoded by the coding sequence GTGACCACAGACGCGTACGTCTACGACGCGATCCGCACCCCTCGTGGCCGGGGCAAGGCCAGCGGCTCCCTGCACGGCACCAAGCCGATCGACCTCGTGGTCGGCCTGATCCACGAGATCCGGGCCCGCTTCCCCGGACTCGACCCCGCCGCCATCGACGACATCGTCCTCGGCGTCGTCGGCCCGGTCGGCGACCAGGGCTCCGACATCGCCCGCATCGCCGCCATCGCGGCCGGACTGCCCGACACGGTCGCGGGCGTCCAGGAGAACCGCTTCTGCGCCTCGGGCCTCGAAGCCGTCAACCTCGCCGCGATGAAGGTCCGCTCCGGCTGGGAGGACCTGGTCCTCGCCGGCGGCGTCGAGTCGATGTCGCGGGTGCCGATGGCCTCCGACGGCGGCGCCTGGTTCGCCGACCCGATGACCAACTTCGAGACCGGTTTCGTGCCGCAGGGCATCGGCGCCGACCTGATCGCCACCATCGAGGGCTTCTCCCGCCGCGACGTCGACGAGTACGCGGCGCTCTCCCAGGAGCGGGCCGCCGCCGCCGTGAAGGACGGCCGCTTCGAGCGGTCGGTGGTCCCGGTCAAGGACCGCAGCGGGCTGACCGTCCTCGACCACGACGAGTTCCTGCGGCCGGGCACGACCGCCGACTCGCTGGCCAAGCTCAAGCCGTCCTTCAAGGACATCGGCGACCTCGGCGGCTTCGACGCCGTCGCCCTCCAGAAGTACCACTGGGTCGAGAAGATCGACCACGTGCACCACGCGGGCAACTCCTCCGGCATCGTCGACGGCGCCTCGCTCGTCGCCATCGGCTCGCGCGAGGTGGGGGAGCGGTACGACCTCACGCCCCGCGCCCGGATCGTCTCCGTGGCCGTCTCCGGCTCCGAGCCGACCATCATGCTCACCGGCCCGGCGCCCGCCACCCGCAAGGCGCTCGCCAAGGCCGGTCTGACCATCGACGACATCGACCTCGTCGAGATCAACGAGGCCTTCGCGGCGGTGGTGCTCCGCTTCGTCAAGGACATGGGTCTGTCGCTGGACAAGGTGAACGTCAACGGCGGCGCGATCGCCCTCGGCCACCCTCTGGGGGCGACCGGAGCGATGATCCTCGGGACGCTCGTCGATGAACTCGAGCGCCGTGACCTCCGGTACGGCCTGGCGACTCTGTGCGTCGGCGGTGGCATGGGCATCGCCACCATCGTGGAACGGGTGTAG
- a CDS encoding 3-hydroxyacyl-CoA dehydrogenase NAD-binding domain-containing protein, with the protein MTASTTIRWEQDDTGIVTLVLDDPNQSANTMNQAFKDSIAAIADRAEAERDSIRGIIYTSAKKTFFAGGDLKDMMKAGPEDAQAVFETGVGIKNSLRRIETLGKPVVAAINGAALGGGYEIALASHHRVALDAPGSKIGLPEVTLGLLPAGGGVTRTVRLMGIADALLKVLLQGTQYAPKRALENGLIHEVAATREEMLDKARAFIDANPESQQPWDKPGYRIPGGTPANPKFAANLPAFPANLKKQLNGAPYPAPRNILAAAVEGSQVDFETALTIEARYFTELVTGQTAKNMIQAFFFDLQAVNSGANRPQGIEPRKVRKVAVLGAGMMGAGIAYSCARAGIEVVLKDVSAESAAKGKGYSEKLCAKAVSRGRTTQEKADALLARITPTADPQDVAGCDAVIEAVFEDPSLKHKVFQEIQDVVAPDALLCSNTSTLPITTLAEGVQRQADFIGLHFFSPVDKMPLVEIIKGERTGDEALARAFDLVRQINKTPIVVNDSRGFFTSRVIGHFINEGVAMVGEGVEPASVEQAAGQAGYPAKVLSLMDELTLTLPRKIRQETRAAIEEAGGTWAEHPAEAVIDRMVDEFGRTGRSGGAGFYEYGEDGRRGALWPGLREHFTKPGTGIPFEDMQERMLFSEALDTVRLIEEGVLTSVADANIGSIFGIGFPGWTGGVLQYINGYEGGLTGFVARARELAERYGDRFLPPALLVTKAEKGETFSDS; encoded by the coding sequence ATGACCGCCAGCACCACCATCCGCTGGGAACAGGACGACACCGGCATCGTCACCCTCGTCCTCGACGACCCCAACCAGTCCGCGAACACCATGAACCAGGCGTTCAAGGACTCCATCGCGGCGATCGCCGACCGCGCCGAGGCCGAGCGCGACTCCATCCGCGGCATCATCTACACCTCCGCCAAGAAGACCTTCTTCGCGGGCGGCGACCTCAAGGACATGATGAAGGCCGGCCCCGAGGACGCCCAGGCCGTCTTCGAGACCGGCGTCGGCATCAAGAACTCCCTGCGCCGCATCGAGACCCTCGGCAAGCCGGTCGTCGCGGCGATCAACGGCGCGGCCCTCGGCGGCGGCTACGAGATCGCCCTCGCCAGCCACCACCGCGTCGCCCTCGACGCCCCCGGCTCGAAGATCGGCCTCCCCGAGGTCACCCTCGGCCTGCTCCCGGCCGGCGGCGGCGTCACCCGCACCGTCCGCCTCATGGGCATCGCCGACGCCCTCCTCAAGGTGCTGCTCCAGGGCACCCAGTACGCCCCGAAGCGCGCGCTGGAGAACGGCCTGATCCACGAAGTGGCCGCCACCCGCGAGGAGATGCTCGACAAGGCCCGCGCCTTCATCGACGCCAACCCCGAGTCGCAGCAGCCCTGGGACAAGCCCGGCTACCGCATCCCCGGCGGCACCCCCGCCAACCCGAAGTTCGCCGCGAACCTGCCCGCGTTCCCGGCCAACCTCAAGAAGCAGCTGAACGGCGCCCCGTACCCCGCGCCCCGCAACATCCTCGCGGCCGCCGTCGAGGGCTCCCAGGTCGACTTCGAGACGGCCCTGACCATCGAGGCCCGCTACTTCACCGAGCTGGTCACCGGCCAGACCGCGAAGAACATGATCCAGGCGTTCTTCTTCGACCTCCAGGCGGTCAACTCCGGGGCCAACCGCCCCCAGGGCATCGAGCCCCGCAAGGTGCGCAAGGTCGCCGTCCTCGGCGCCGGCATGATGGGCGCGGGCATCGCCTACTCGTGCGCCCGCGCGGGCATCGAGGTGGTCCTGAAGGACGTATCGGCCGAGTCCGCCGCCAAGGGCAAGGGCTACTCCGAGAAGCTCTGCGCCAAGGCCGTCAGCCGCGGCCGCACCACCCAGGAGAAGGCCGACGCGCTGCTCGCGCGGATCACACCCACCGCCGACCCGCAGGACGTGGCCGGCTGCGACGCCGTCATCGAGGCCGTGTTCGAGGACCCGTCGCTCAAGCACAAGGTGTTCCAGGAGATCCAGGATGTCGTCGCCCCCGACGCGCTGCTGTGCTCCAACACCTCGACGCTTCCCATCACCACCCTCGCCGAGGGCGTCCAGCGGCAGGCCGACTTCATCGGTCTGCACTTCTTCTCGCCGGTCGACAAGATGCCGCTGGTGGAGATCATCAAGGGTGAGCGCACCGGTGACGAGGCGCTCGCCCGCGCCTTCGACCTCGTACGCCAGATCAACAAGACGCCGATCGTCGTGAACGACTCGCGCGGGTTCTTCACCTCCCGCGTCATCGGCCACTTCATCAACGAGGGCGTCGCGATGGTCGGCGAGGGCGTCGAGCCCGCGTCGGTCGAGCAGGCGGCGGGCCAGGCCGGCTACCCGGCCAAGGTGCTCTCCCTGATGGACGAGCTGACCCTCACCCTGCCGCGCAAGATCCGGCAGGAGACGCGGGCGGCGATCGAGGAGGCGGGCGGCACCTGGGCCGAGCACCCCGCCGAGGCCGTCATCGACCGCATGGTCGACGAGTTCGGCCGCACCGGCCGCAGCGGCGGCGCGGGCTTCTACGAGTACGGGGAGGACGGCAGGCGCGGCGCCCTGTGGCCGGGGCTGCGCGAGCACTTCACCAAGCCGGGTACGGGGATCCCGTTCGAGGACATGCAGGAGCGCATGCTCTTCTCCGAGGCGCTGGACACGGTCCGGCTGATCGAGGAGGGCGTCCTCACGTCCGTCGCCGACGCCAACATCGGCTCCATCTTCGGGATCGGCTTCCCGGGCTGGACCGGCGGTGTCCTGCAGTACATCAACGGTTACGAGGGCGGGCTCACCGGATTCGTCGCCCGCGCGCGCGAGCTGGCCGAGCGCTACGGCGACCGCTTCCTGCCGCCCGCGCTGCTCGTGACCAAGGCGGAGAAGGGCGAGACGTTCAGCGACAGCTGA